The DNA region ATCGGAATTTATAAATGGCCGGCAAGCACATATATAAAATACGGGAATTCATTATTGATCGATATCCGATGATCTCTGTGATCGTACCTGTCTATAATGGTGAACAGACAATCAGAAAATGTCTTTCAAGCATACTCAGTCAGCACTATCCGAAGAACAAAATGGAAGTGATTGTGATCGACAATAATTCCAGCGATAAAACAGCAGTATTCATAAAACAATATAATGTCCGGTATTTTCATGAAAAAACCAGAGGAGTTTCCAGGGCCCGCAACACGGGAATCATGGAGGCTCGTGGAGATATTCTCCTCTTTATTGATGCCGATTGCACCGCCTTCCCTGATTTGTTATACGAGCATGCGCGTGCTCATCTTTATTTTAATAAACACCGTCTGCCGGTTAAGGCCGTCGGCGGAGGAATTGAAGGAGAAAACAAAACCTACTGGGCTGTGTGCGATGATTTCTTTTCCTGGTTTCTTTTTAACCCCGGGCTGAAACCCGGATTCGCCGCGTTTCATACCACGGCAAATTTCAGTATATCACGAGATATACTCCCGGTCATCGATTACTTTGACGAAAGCCTCGATTATGCCGAAGATTTTGTATTCTGTTCCGGCATTACAAAGCAAGGATTTCAGATTTATTTTCATCCTTTTGCTAAAGCAAAACACATGAACAGGCTATCCCTTAAAGCCGCGATGCGGCATGCACGAAATTGGGCGAAAACCCAATTTAATATCAGGGTAAAAGGTTATGTGAACAGAGACTTTCTAAAAAATGAGCTTCACATCATTTTTTACTATTTTTTTTACTATATTCATCGGCAGTTTTTTGGCATGCTTCGTTATATACTCTCTTCAAGACGTTATCATGTCATTTTCTATTTTCCTTTTATCATTCTCATTGGAATGCAATATCTTTCGGAAGAACTACAACATGAGCTGCGATATTGCCGGTACAAGAAATTGTTATCCAAAAAAAGGGAAAAAAAGCTGCATGTGAGAAAATTATTGACCAGCTTAAGCAGGGTGTATAATTCTTTTAAACGATTACACGGTAAAAAGATTAATAATTTTCTTGTTAATACAGAATCTCTCACTAAATATATAAAGTATTTATTGACGGGAAAGGCTTCGGCTCCCCGCGAAATCGTTCTGGATCCGATAAATATCTGTAACCTGCGATGCCCTCTTTGTCCGACTGGTTTGAAAAAACTTGATTTCCCAAAAACCCGGATGGATTTTGAAACCCTTGCATCACTGACGGATCGGATTGTAAAGGATTTCCCATTTCTGAACCTTATTCATCTGTTCAGCTGGGGAGAAGTTTTTTTACACCCGGATATTTTTGCTATCATCCGGTACTTAAAACAGAGAGAGTTCATTATTTATATTGATACAAATTTCTGTTTTCACAGGGACACGATGTTCTTTCAATCACTGGCTGAATCCGGAATAGATGTACTCACGGTTTCCATCGATGGTGCCTCACGGGAATCTTATGCGGCATACAGGCGCGGCGGGGATTACAGCCTGGCGCTTTCCAATTTACGTCTTGCCGTCGAGACAAGAAACAGATTAAAAATAAAAACTCAGGAGATAATCTGGAAATATATCGTTCATAAATACAACGAACATGAAATCAATATTGCCAGAAAACGAGCAGCGGAGATTGGAGTAACGCTGCAACTGGTACCGATTGGACTCGGCGAAGTACTTCCCGACATCGAATTCCCTGATTCACTGGAATCGAGAAAATCCGGGTGGCTTCCTGCACAGGAGAAATACATCAATCCTGTTTACCTGCCATACAGCAGGCGTTCTGCATCGAGACCAGGTCTCCGTTTTTGTCCATTTCCATTCAAAACACTCGTTATCTGTCCAGATGGTAAAGTTGTTCCCTGCCCCGTAATTACGAGTGAAAGCAACGCATTCGGCGATATAAAAAAAGAAACCCTAAAGCAAATCTGGCATAACGATTATTTTGAGCATTCACGAAAGATTTTTACCGGAAAACGGAAGGTTTACGGTAATCGACACATTATTTGTGACAGGTGTAAAAATTTCATATGAATGGTTTGTTCCCTGAAAGAGCATCGAATAAAGTAAATATCCCTGATGATACTGATACATTTCCGTTGTTTCCTGTTCAGAAATCACTGCTTAAAATTTTGGAAAATCCGAATCACTGGAATCTTTCTTATTTGCTTTTTAAAAAACCAGGTTGGCGGAAAGAACCGCTCGCTGAGGTTTTGAGGGAATTGAGTCTCTACCATGAGGCGTTTTCCTTTCGGTTTTTCAAGAAGAATACGGCGTTCTTTCAACGGCGCATCGCGCATCCATTTACTTCCTGTCTTTTTGAAGAAATAAACGTTATGAAAGCAACCGACACCGCGGCGGCAATAGATACAGAAATGATAAACGCCCAGGGGAAAATACATATTTTCTCAGGACCTGTACTTGTTTTACAATTATATAAAGCAAAAACAGGCGATTTTCTCTATTTAGTCACCAATCATTTATTGTTTGACGGCATATCGTTCAAAATAATCGTCGGCGATATATTCCGCGGATACAATCAATGCGAACAAAGAAAGGAAATTTGTTTTCATAAAAAAACCGGTTCCTATCCCGATGCATTAACACAGATATATGAATTCTCACAAAGTCGTGTATGCATGAACGAGATCGCTTACTGGGAGAACATACTTGATTCGGTTCATATTGCAAACCCTGCCGTCCGCCCTCTCAAAAGGACTCAGCGCATCGAACGTAATATGGCGGATATAAAAACCGTCATTTTGTCTCCCGAAGAATGCCACGAGTCCAGACAAATTCTCAGAACGCATGAGGTGGGCGCGTTCGCGTGTTACCTTACCATCATGGGCCGGACGTTGTGCGCTTTTTATAACATACCCGGAATTATCATCCACCTCGTCAATCACGGCAGAAACTGGGAAATCGGCCCGCTTACAATAACACGAACCCTTGGACCATTCTGGCTTACATTTCCGGTTTATATTTCCCCTGGTGCG from Spirochaetales bacterium includes:
- a CDS encoding glycosyltransferase, which gives rise to MISVIVPVYNGEQTIRKCLSSILSQHYPKNKMEVIVIDNNSSDKTAVFIKQYNVRYFHEKTRGVSRARNTGIMEARGDILLFIDADCTAFPDLLYEHARAHLYFNKHRLPVKAVGGGIEGENKTYWAVCDDFFSWFLFNPGLKPGFAAFHTTANFSISRDILPVIDYFDESLDYAEDFVFCSGITKQGFQIYFHPFAKAKHMNRLSLKAAMRHARNWAKTQFNIRVKGYVNRDFLKNELHIIFYYFFYYIHRQFFGMLRYILSSRRYHVIFYFPFIILIGMQYLSEELQHELRYCRYKKLLSKKREKKLHVRKLLTSLSRVYNSFKRLHGKKINNFLVNTESLTKYIKYLLTGKASAPREIVLDPINICNLRCPLCPTGLKKLDFPKTRMDFETLASLTDRIVKDFPFLNLIHLFSWGEVFLHPDIFAIIRYLKQREFIIYIDTNFCFHRDTMFFQSLAESGIDVLTVSIDGASRESYAAYRRGGDYSLALSNLRLAVETRNRLKIKTQEIIWKYIVHKYNEHEINIARKRAAEIGVTLQLVPIGLGEVLPDIEFPDSLESRKSGWLPAQEKYINPVYLPYSRRSASRPGLRFCPFPFKTLVICPDGKVVPCPVITSESNAFGDIKKETLKQIWHNDYFEHSRKIFTGKRKVYGNRHIICDRCKNFI